Proteins encoded in a region of the Vibrio ponticus genome:
- the uhpA gene encoding transcriptional regulator UhpA codes for MINVALVDDHVIVRSGFAQLLSLETDMNVVGEFSSVAEARVGLPACKPDVVILDISMADESGLTLLSDIPSGIACVMLSVHDSPAMVEKSLKLGAKGYLSKRCSPDELIQAVKTSASGGCYLTPDIALKLATPSDKTTMLTHLTRRENEVCQLLTRGLDVKSIAAELGLSHKTVHVHRANAMDKLGVKNNVELAKLFTQESF; via the coding sequence ATGATTAACGTAGCGCTTGTTGATGACCATGTCATTGTTCGTTCTGGATTTGCTCAACTGCTGAGCCTAGAAACAGACATGAATGTTGTAGGTGAATTTAGCTCGGTAGCAGAAGCTCGAGTAGGATTACCTGCATGCAAGCCTGATGTGGTGATCTTAGATATCTCGATGGCAGACGAAAGTGGGCTTACCCTACTCTCCGATATTCCTTCAGGTATTGCTTGTGTCATGCTCAGTGTGCATGACTCACCAGCGATGGTCGAAAAATCACTCAAACTGGGGGCGAAAGGTTATCTGAGTAAACGTTGTAGTCCAGATGAGTTAATTCAAGCGGTTAAAACCAGTGCATCTGGAGGTTGTTACCTAACGCCGGATATCGCTTTGAAATTAGCGACGCCAAGTGATAAAACCACCATGCTGACTCACCTCACTCGTCGCGAAAATGAAGTGTGCCAATTGCTGACTCGCGGTTTAGATGTGAAATCCATTGCTGCTGAGCTTGGCCTAAGCCATAAAACGGTTCACGTTCATCGTGCAAACGCAATGGATAAGCTTGGCGTAAAAAACAACGTTGAACTTGCCAAACTGTTTACGCAAGAGTCATTTTAA
- the uhpT gene encoding hexose-6-phosphate:phosphate antiporter — protein MLKFLEQVRKPTLDLPVEVRRKMWFKPFIQSYLVVFIGYLTMYLIRKNFNVAQNDMISTYGLSMTDLGLIGLGFSITYGIGKTVVSYYADGKNTKQFLPFMLILSGLAMLGFSFSMGGGSASLFLMVAFYGLSGFFQSTGGPSSYSTITKWTPRNKRGSYLGLWNMSHNVGGAGAAGVALFGANYLFDGHVIGMFVFPSIIAIIVGFIGMRFGSDSPEAYGLGKVEELFDETVSEEDEAAEENQMTKKEIFVEYVLKNKVIWLLCFANIFLYIVRIGIDQWSTVYAYQELGLSKEAAISGFTLFEVGALVGTLMWGYLSDLANGRRALVACVSLGLIIVSLEFYQHATSEFMYLASLFVLGFLVFGPQLLIGVAAVGFVPKKAISVADGVKGTFAYLIGDSFAKLGLGMIADGTPIFGLTGWKGTFAALDTSAMICIVLLAFVAIAEEKKIRQNKKKLELTENQA, from the coding sequence ATGTTAAAATTCCTTGAACAAGTCCGGAAGCCTACCCTCGACCTTCCTGTCGAAGTGCGTAGAAAAATGTGGTTCAAACCATTTATCCAATCTTACCTAGTGGTATTTATTGGCTATTTGACCATGTACCTAATTCGTAAAAACTTCAACGTCGCGCAAAACGACATGATTTCAACTTACGGCTTGTCGATGACAGACCTAGGTTTGATCGGTCTGGGTTTCTCGATTACTTACGGTATCGGTAAAACCGTAGTTTCCTACTACGCCGATGGTAAGAACACCAAGCAATTCCTTCCTTTCATGCTTATCCTTTCTGGTCTGGCAATGCTTGGTTTCAGCTTCAGTATGGGTGGCGGCAGCGCAAGTTTATTCTTGATGGTGGCATTCTACGGATTAAGTGGCTTCTTCCAAAGTACTGGCGGCCCTTCTAGTTACTCAACCATCACCAAATGGACACCGCGTAACAAGCGTGGTTCTTACCTAGGTCTTTGGAACATGTCGCACAACGTAGGTGGTGCAGGTGCTGCAGGTGTGGCTCTATTCGGTGCCAACTACCTGTTTGACGGTCACGTTATCGGCATGTTCGTATTCCCTTCTATCATCGCGATCATCGTCGGTTTTATCGGTATGCGTTTTGGTAGTGACTCTCCAGAAGCATACGGTCTAGGTAAAGTAGAAGAACTATTTGACGAAACAGTTAGCGAAGAAGATGAAGCGGCTGAAGAAAATCAAATGACCAAGAAAGAGATCTTTGTTGAATACGTTCTGAAAAACAAAGTGATCTGGCTACTTTGCTTCGCAAACATCTTCCTCTACATCGTGCGTATCGGTATCGACCAATGGTCAACAGTTTACGCTTACCAAGAACTGGGGCTATCAAAAGAAGCAGCAATCTCTGGCTTTACCCTATTCGAAGTTGGCGCGCTAGTCGGCACGCTGATGTGGGGTTACCTGTCTGACCTTGCCAACGGTCGCCGTGCGCTAGTGGCTTGTGTTTCTTTGGGCTTGATCATCGTATCACTTGAGTTCTACCAACACGCAACAAGCGAGTTCATGTACCTAGCGTCGCTATTTGTTCTTGGCTTCCTAGTGTTTGGTCCTCAACTTCTTATCGGTGTTGCCGCAGTTGGCTTTGTTCCTAAAAAAGCGATCAGTGTGGCTGATGGTGTAAAAGGCACATTCGCTTACCTAATTGGTGACAGCTTCGCCAAGCTAGGTCTAGGTATGATTGCAGACGGTACGCCAATCTTCGGCCTAACTGGTTGGAAAGGCACATTCGCAGCCCTAGATACCTCCGCCATGATTTGTATTGTTTTGCTTGCTTTCGTCGCTATCGCGGAAGAGAAAAAGATTCGTCAAAACAAGAAGAAGCTTGAACTTACAGAAAACCAAGCTTAA